CTTTGATGCTTTAAATATTCCTGAAACTCATCCATCAAGAGATATAACAGATACTTTCTATATTTCTGATGATGTAGTACTTAGAACACAAACATCACCAGTACAGGTAAGATACATGCTTGAACATAAACCACCTTTCAGAATGATATGTCCTGGAAAAGTTTATAGACCTGACTATGATGTATCTCATACACCAATGTTCCACCAAATGGAAGGATTGATGATAGGTGAAAATATTTCTTTTGCTAATTTGAAAGGAATATTGACTCATTTTGTTAAAAAAGTTTTTGGTGAAACTGAAGTAAGATTTAGACCACACTTCTTCCCATTTACAGAGCCAAGTGCTGAAATGGACGTACAGTGTGCTGTATGTAAAGGTAAAGGATGCAGAGTATGCAAAGATAGTGGTTGGTTGGAAATAATGGGATGCGGAATGGTAGACCCAGAGGTATTGAAAGCAGTAGGTTATGATCCTAATGAAGTTAGTGGATTTGCTTTCGGAGTTGGAATAGAGAGAGTAACAATGCTGAGACATGGAATAGATGATCTTAGAGCATTTTTTGAAAATGATATAAGATTCTTAAAACAATTTAAATAATTCTGGAGGGAATAATGTTAATTTCTTTAGACTGGTTAAAACAGTATGTAGATATAAAAGAAGATATTAATCAGCTTGAAAATGCTCTAACAATGATAGGGCAGGAAGTAGAAGCTATAGATGTTCAAGGTAAAGACCTTGATAATGTAGTTATAGGACAGATTGTTGAATATGGAAAACACCCAAATTCAGATAAACTAACACTTTTGAAAGTAGATATTGGAGAGGAAGAAAAATTACAGATAATCTGTGGAGCTCCAAATCACAAATTAGGAGATAAAGTAGTAGTAGCTAAAATTGGAGCTGTACTTCCTGGAAATTTTAAAATTAAAAAAAGTAAAATAAGAGATGTAGAATCTTGTGGTATGCTTTGCTCACAAGTTGAATTAGGAATAGGGGAGGATAAAGATGGAATAATAATTCTTCCTGAAGATGCCCCAATAGGTGAAGAGTATAGGAAATATGCAGGAATTGATGATGTAATATTTGAACTTGAAATTACTCCGAATAGGCCTGACTGTCTTTCACATATAGGAATAGCTAGAGAGGTAGCAGCTTATTATGGAAGAAAGGTAAAGTATCCATCTTATGCTTTAAATGAAGTTATAGAATCTACTAATAATTATGCAAAAGTAAGGGTAGAAGATAAAGAAAGATGTAAAAGATACATGGGAAGAGTTATAAAAAATGTAACTGTTGAAGAGTCACCTGAATGGCTTAAAAAGAGAATA
Above is a window of Fusobacterium varium DNA encoding:
- the pheS gene encoding Phenylalanine--tRNA ligase alpha subunit, which gives rise to MKEKVAQLKEQAQSSIESAASLHELEEIRVSLLGKKGELTEISKGMKTLSPEERPIIGQLVNETREFISSMLDEKNNQLKEKEKRARLEQEIIDITLPGEDIELGTSHPITETMNFMKDIFIEMGFDVADGPEVEKVKYNFDALNIPETHPSRDITDTFYISDDVVLRTQTSPVQVRYMLEHKPPFRMICPGKVYRPDYDVSHTPMFHQMEGLMIGENISFANLKGILTHFVKKVFGETEVRFRPHFFPFTEPSAEMDVQCAVCKGKGCRVCKDSGWLEIMGCGMVDPEVLKAVGYDPNEVSGFAFGVGIERVTMLRHGIDDLRAFFENDIRFLKQFK